The uncultured Fretibacterium sp. genome includes the window TGGGGTCCATGGGGTGCACGGGGATCTTCTTCACCTTCTCGATGACAGGGTCCTGGAGCTCGGCGCCCTCGAGGGGGGCGTCCACCGTTTCGTCCAGGCTGAAGGAGAACTCGGCGTCGCCTTGGTACTGCCCCTTGTTCTTGAGGTAGTCGTTGTGGCGCTTGATTCGGCGCTCCAAGTTCTTCAGCGCCTGGTCGAAAGCCCTGCGGGGGTCGTTGGCGTTCTCCTCCGCCCGCAGGATGACGCCATTGGCGTTGGCCGTCGTCTCCACGTTGAAATTGCCCTTATGAAGGCTGACGACCACCTGGCTGTTCAGGATCTTCCTGAAGAACTTCTCCAGCTTGGAGACCTTGCCCTCCATGTAGCTTCGCAGTTTGTCGTCGATCTCCGTCCCTCGCTGCACAAAACGTACTTCCATCGACCTTCGCCTCCGTTTCTCAGATAGCGGATAAAAGAGATGTTGAGAGCGGACCCGGAAGCCTACCCATGGTCGGGCGCCTGCCCGTGGCCGGGCCTTCCCCCTTTCGCGGCGGGCGGCTTCCGCTTCGATTTTAGCACATTTATCTCCTGCCGTATCGGGATGTGGGGCGATTCGGCTTTTGCCCCGGCCCCTTGCTGGAGGCATGGCGCAGGAGTTCCCAGAGGAGGAGCTCGAAGTCCGGCCAGCCCCCGGCGGCGGAGGTCTTCTCCCTCCAGGAGAGGCCGGCGGCCCCCAGCATGAAGCGCTTGATCGCCTCCGCGCCGAAGTTCCCGAGGGCGAGTCGGGACATCCTCACGGCGTGGTCCCGGGGGCCGCCGGAGGCCCGCAAAGCCGCCGCCTCGTCCTCCGGGAAACAGGCCAGATAGAGCGCGGGCCGCAGGCGGTTGCCCAGCGCGGCCAAAAGGCGCAGCGGGGAGGGATCGGACCGGAGGTGCCGCAGGCTCCGCACCACCTCGCCGTGGCGGGCCTGACAGAGTCCGTCGAGAAATTGAAGCAGTGCCTTGGCCCCCTCGTCGAAGGAGAGCGCCCTCACGTCGTCGACCCCGATCTCCCTGCCGGAGGCGTAGAAGGACAGCTTGTCGAGCTCCGAACGCAGCTCCTCCTGGGACTCCAGCGATTCGCCCAACAGGGCCGCGGCCGCGGGGTTCAGTCGGCAGCCGCGCTCCCGGGCCAGGCCGAGGAGCCAGTCCTTTCGCTTCCAGGGCGGTACGGACGCCTCCGCCTTGAGAAAGAGAATCCTCTTGAGCGCCAGGGTCTCCCTGGAAAAAATCTTCCGGGTGTCCCCCGCGAAGGTCGCGACGACGACGCTCTCCGCCCCGCCGCCCTCCGGATCGTTCTCCAGGCTGCCCTCCAGAATGGAGGCCAGCTCGTCGGGAAAGGGACCCAGCGCCTCCGCGCCCTCGGCCACCGTGACCGTCCGGGCTTCGAACAGCCCACGCGCGCCCGCGGAGGCAAAGAGCTCCTTCCAGTCCCGGAACGCCGTGCCGGCCTCGAGCTTTCCCGCCAGGGCGAAGCCTTTTTCGGAGAGCGCCGCCAGCTGCTCCGCGAGCTGACGACGCTGGCCCTCGTGCCCCTCGATTACGATGAGGCGGGACATGGGAAAAGGTTGGACATGGAGTGCCGATTATGGAGAAACGCCGATATCGAGTGCCCGGGCGCCTCAGCCCTTGACGACGATATTGACCAGCTTGTCCGGGACGACGATCGTCTTGACGACGGGCCGTCCGTCCAGGCGTTCCCTGACGGTGGGGTCGGCCATCACCCGGGCCTCGAGGTCCGGGCCGTCCAGCCCGGCCGGCAGCTCCAGCTTGGCGCGGACCTTGCCGTTGATCTGCACGACGACGGTCACGGCATCCTGGGCCAAGGCGTCCGCCTCGGCGACCGGCCAGGGGGCGACGCTGATGAGGTCCGTGTTCCCCAGCATCTCCCAGAGCTCCTCGGAGATGTGGGGGGAGAACGGGGACAGACAGCCCAGCAGGGCGCTCACGGCCTCGCGTCGCAGGGCGTCCGCCTCCGTCCCCTCGGCGGAGAAGGAGTAGAGGGCGTTGGTCAGCTCCATCAGGCGTGCGATGGCAGTGTTGAACTGCTTCTCCTTGTCGATGTCGCGGGTCACGGCCTCGATGGTCGTGTGAATCCTGCGCTTGAAGTCCCGCAGGACGGGGTCCTGAAGCCGGTTCATCGGAACGGTGCTTCCAGCAGTCCTCAGGACGTCGAGGTGCTCCTCGACGTAGCGCCACACGCGCCCCAGGAAGCGGTGCGCTCCCTCTACGCCCCTCTCCGACCAGTCCAGATCGTTCTGGGGCGGCGCGGCGAAGAGGATGAAGAGCCGGACCGTGTCCGCGCCGTACTTCCCGACGATCTCCGTGGGGTCCACGACGTTGCCCAGGGACTTGGACATCTTGGCCCCGTCCTTGATCACCATGCCCTGGGTCAGCAGGTTGATGAAGGGCTCCCGAACCTTCATCATCCCGATGTCCGCCAGGAACTTCGTGAAGAACCGGGCGTAGATCAGGTGCAGACAGGCGTGCTCGATGCCGCCGATGTACTGGTCCACGGCCATCCAGTAGTCCACGTCCGCCCTCTCGAAGGGGGCCTTCGTGTCGTCGGGCGAGCAGTAGCGGTTGAAGTACCAGGACGAGCAGAAGAACGTGTCCATCGTGTCCGCCTCCCGGGTCGCGGGGGCGCCGCACTGCGGACAGGTCGTGGCCAGCCACTCGGGCATGTCCAGCAACGGAGAGCGCCCGACGTCCTTCACCTCGACGTCCTCGGGCAGCAGAACGGGGAGCTGTTCCTCCGGGACGGGCACGACGCCGCAGTGCGGGCAGTGCACGAACGGGATAGGCGTGCCCCAGTAGCGCTGGCGCGAGATCAGCCAGTCGCGCAGGCGGAAGTTCACCTCGCGCTTGCAGAGCCCCTCGCGCTCGCCCCAGGCGATCATCGTGGGGATGGCCCGGGCCGTCGGCAGGCCGTCGAACTGACCGGAGTTGCAGGCGATGCCGTCGTCCTCGAAAGCGGCCGTCATCGTCGCGCCGTCCAGGCGCCCGCCCTCCGGCTGGATGACGGGGATGACCTCGATGCCGTACTTGCGGCAGAAGTCGAAGTCGCGCTGGTCGTGCGCGGGAACGCCCATGATGGCTCCGGTGCCGTAGTCCGTCAGGATATAGTTGGCGATCCAGATGGGGATGGGCTTCCCCGTGACGGGGTGCCGGCCGCAGAAGGGGGTTTTGCAGCCCAGCTTCTCCGCACCGGCGTCGGAGCGCTCGATCGCGCTCTGGGCCCCCACCAGGGCCACGAAATCGCTCAGCTTCCGGGCCTCGTCCTCCGGCAGACGCTCGATCATCCTCCTCACCAGCTCGTGCTCGGGCGCCAGGGCGATGAAGGTGATGCCGAACACCGTGTCGAACCGCGTGGTGAAGGCCTCGATGGTGTAGTCCAGCTCGGGGACGCGGAAGGTGAGCTGCGCGCCCTCGGAGCGGCCGATCCAGTTGCGCTGCATGATACGCACGCGCTCCGGCCAGCCGTCCAGCTCCGTCTCGATGTCGTCCACCAGCTCCTGGGCGTAGTCGGTGATCTTGATGAACCACTGCCGGAGGTTTTTCTTGGCGACGGAGGAATGGCAGCGCCAGCAGTGCCCGCCCTCCACCTGCTCGTTGGCCAGGACGGTGCCGCAG containing:
- the raiA gene encoding ribosome-associated translation inhibitor RaiA, translated to MEVRFVQRGTEIDDKLRSYMEGKVSKLEKFFRKILNSQVVVSLHKGNFNVETTANANGVILRAEENANDPRRAFDQALKNLERRIKRHNDYLKNKGQYQGDAEFSFSLDETVDAPLEGAELQDPVIEKVKKIPVHPMDPREAVMQMDLVGHTFFMFQNADTGDINVVYKRKDGNYGRLEPMK
- the leuS gene encoding leucine--tRNA ligase, translated to MAYDFQAIEAKWQRVWQEKRCFEAETDPSRPKFYCLEMFPYPSGALHMGHVRNYSMGDMLARFLRKKGMNVLYPMGFDAFGMPAENAAIKYKTKPHDWTWKNIEYMTGQLGRMGYSYDWRRRVETCNPNYYRWNQWIFLQMYKKGLVYRKEAPVNWCDSCGTVLANEQVEGGHCWRCHSSVAKKNLRQWFIKITDYAQELVDDIETELDGWPERVRIMQRNWIGRSEGAQLTFRVPELDYTIEAFTTRFDTVFGITFIALAPEHELVRRMIERLPEDEARKLSDFVALVGAQSAIERSDAGAEKLGCKTPFCGRHPVTGKPIPIWIANYILTDYGTGAIMGVPAHDQRDFDFCRKYGIEVIPVIQPEGGRLDGATMTAAFEDDGIACNSGQFDGLPTARAIPTMIAWGEREGLCKREVNFRLRDWLISRQRYWGTPIPFVHCPHCGVVPVPEEQLPVLLPEDVEVKDVGRSPLLDMPEWLATTCPQCGAPATREADTMDTFFCSSWYFNRYCSPDDTKAPFERADVDYWMAVDQYIGGIEHACLHLIYARFFTKFLADIGMMKVREPFINLLTQGMVIKDGAKMSKSLGNVVDPTEIVGKYGADTVRLFILFAAPPQNDLDWSERGVEGAHRFLGRVWRYVEEHLDVLRTAGSTVPMNRLQDPVLRDFKRRIHTTIEAVTRDIDKEKQFNTAIARLMELTNALYSFSAEGTEADALRREAVSALLGCLSPFSPHISEELWEMLGNTDLISVAPWPVAEADALAQDAVTVVVQINGKVRAKLELPAGLDGPDLEARVMADPTVRERLDGRPVVKTIVVPDKLVNIVVKG